From the Oceanicaulis alexandrii DSM 11625 genome, one window contains:
- the galU gene encoding UTP--glucose-1-phosphate uridylyltransferase GalU, with translation MSRAVRKAVIPVAGFGTRVLPATKVIPKELLPVYDRPALQYVVDEAIAAGIEHFIFITGRNKGAIEDYFDHAFELEAALAQKNKTALLDTLDALRPEAGACSFVRQQAPKGLGHAIWCARDLVGDDPFAVMLPDMIMDGAKPCLKGMVDAYAGTGGNMVSVEAVPHEDVSRYGVIEPGEDKGVLLEMTGMVEKPPVDQAPSNLMLSGRYILEPQIMDLLGAQAPGAGGEIQLTDSMVTLLKSRPFHAYKFDGVTYDTGSPQGYLEAFAAMALKADETASTALLSGLLNGERRV, from the coding sequence ATGTCGCGGGCCGTTCGCAAAGCTGTAATTCCGGTCGCCGGGTTCGGGACGCGTGTCCTGCCCGCCACCAAGGTCATCCCCAAAGAATTGCTGCCGGTCTATGACCGACCGGCACTGCAATATGTGGTCGATGAGGCCATCGCCGCCGGGATCGAGCATTTCATCTTCATCACCGGGCGCAACAAGGGCGCGATCGAAGACTATTTCGATCACGCCTTCGAGCTGGAAGCGGCGCTGGCGCAAAAGAACAAGACCGCGCTTCTGGACACCCTTGATGCGCTGCGCCCTGAAGCCGGCGCGTGCAGTTTTGTGCGACAGCAGGCCCCCAAAGGCCTGGGACACGCCATCTGGTGCGCGCGCGATCTGGTAGGCGATGATCCGTTCGCGGTGATGCTGCCCGACATGATCATGGATGGCGCCAAGCCGTGCCTGAAGGGCATGGTCGACGCCTATGCCGGAACGGGCGGCAATATGGTCTCCGTCGAGGCCGTGCCGCATGAAGATGTCTCAAGATACGGCGTGATCGAACCCGGTGAGGACAAGGGCGTGCTTCTGGAAATGACGGGCATGGTGGAAAAGCCGCCCGTCGATCAGGCGCCGTCCAATCTGATGCTGTCGGGCCGTTATATCCTCGAGCCGCAGATCATGGATCTGCTGGGCGCTCAGGCGCCGGGCGCGGGCGGCGAAATCCAGCTGACGGATTCCATGGTCACGCTTTTGAAGAGCCGACCTTTCCACGCTTACAAGTTTGACGGCGTCACCTATGATACCGGCTCGCCGCAGGGCTATCTCGAAGCGTTTGCGGCGATGGCGCTGAAGGCGGACGAAACCGCGAGCACCGCGCTGCTGTCGGGTCTTCTGAACGGTGAGCGGCGGGTTTAG
- the glmS gene encoding glutamine--fructose-6-phosphate transaminase (isomerizing), protein MCGIVGIVGSTQVTERLVDGLRRLEYRGYDSAGVAVITPQGVLERRRAPGKIAGLDQAIASAPTDGVIGIGHTRWATHGAPTLENAHPHASGPVAIVHNGIIENFQDLRGELKTEGFDCVTPTDSEVIAHLIASGLKQGLDMAAAFNAAVDRLRGAYALAALNVDEPGALYVARSGCPLVVGLGESEGYVGSDSLALAGWTNKVIYLEEGDRAVVTADDVRILDAEKRPANREVHVSRAVAGFADKGEYRHFMEKEIHEQPDAIAHTLSRYVDVDAGRFNTGELLDWANINRLLSTACGTAYYAGAIAKHWFEAHARLAVEIDVASEFRYRDPVIGPRDAALFISQSGETADTLAALRYCKAAGAKTLAVVNVAESSIAREADAIAQTQAGPEIGVASTKAFTAQLTALACLAIGAGRARGVLTEADEARFVTELLEAPRLINAALAAEPQIEVIAHRLTQVRDVLYLGRGVYHPLAMEGALKLKEISYIHAEGYAAGELKHGPIALIEEGTPVVVAAPYDGLFEKTLSNMQEVAARGAEVILITDQKGASLAGDAASHVVTMPDCPDFIRPIVAAAPIQLLAYHTASLKGTDVDQPRNLAKSVTVE, encoded by the coding sequence ATGTGCGGTATTGTCGGCATTGTCGGTTCGACCCAGGTCACTGAACGTCTCGTGGACGGGCTGCGGCGGCTCGAATACCGCGGATATGATTCAGCCGGCGTCGCTGTCATCACCCCTCAGGGCGTGCTCGAGCGTCGCCGGGCGCCCGGCAAGATCGCCGGTCTGGATCAGGCGATCGCAAGCGCGCCGACCGATGGCGTCATCGGCATCGGTCACACCCGCTGGGCCACTCATGGCGCTCCCACCCTTGAGAACGCGCACCCTCACGCATCGGGGCCGGTGGCGATTGTTCATAACGGCATCATCGAGAACTTTCAGGATTTGCGCGGGGAATTGAAGACTGAAGGTTTTGACTGCGTCACGCCGACCGATTCCGAAGTCATCGCGCATCTGATCGCATCAGGCCTCAAACAGGGCCTCGACATGGCCGCGGCCTTTAATGCGGCGGTGGACCGCTTGCGCGGCGCCTATGCGCTGGCGGCGCTGAACGTGGACGAGCCGGGTGCGCTCTATGTGGCGCGGTCGGGCTGTCCGCTGGTGGTGGGGCTGGGCGAAAGCGAAGGCTATGTGGGCTCGGACTCCCTTGCGCTCGCGGGCTGGACCAACAAGGTGATCTATCTCGAAGAGGGCGACCGCGCGGTTGTGACCGCCGATGACGTGCGCATCCTCGACGCGGAGAAGCGCCCCGCTAATCGCGAAGTGCATGTGTCTCGCGCCGTGGCCGGGTTCGCCGACAAGGGCGAGTATCGCCACTTCATGGAGAAGGAAATCCATGAACAGCCCGACGCCATCGCCCATACCTTGTCGCGCTATGTCGATGTGGATGCCGGGCGGTTCAACACGGGTGAGCTGCTCGATTGGGCCAATATCAATCGCTTGCTGAGCACGGCGTGCGGCACCGCGTATTACGCTGGCGCCATCGCCAAGCACTGGTTTGAAGCTCACGCCCGATTGGCGGTCGAGATCGACGTGGCGTCGGAGTTCCGCTATCGCGATCCGGTGATCGGCCCCAGGGACGCTGCGCTGTTTATCTCGCAATCGGGTGAAACCGCCGACACGCTGGCCGCGTTGCGGTACTGCAAGGCCGCGGGCGCGAAGACGCTGGCGGTGGTGAATGTCGCTGAGTCTTCCATTGCGCGGGAAGCGGACGCGATCGCTCAGACCCAGGCCGGCCCTGAAATCGGTGTGGCGTCCACCAAGGCTTTCACCGCGCAATTGACCGCGCTGGCGTGCCTCGCCATCGGTGCAGGCCGGGCGCGGGGTGTTTTGACCGAAGCGGACGAAGCGCGTTTCGTCACAGAGCTTCTCGAAGCGCCGCGTCTGATCAACGCCGCGCTGGCGGCGGAGCCGCAGATCGAGGTGATCGCTCATCGCCTGACCCAGGTGCGCGATGTGCTCTATCTGGGACGGGGAGTCTACCACCCGCTGGCTATGGAAGGCGCGCTGAAGCTCAAGGAAATCAGCTATATTCATGCCGAAGGCTATGCCGCCGGCGAGCTCAAGCATGGCCCGATCGCGCTGATTGAAGAGGGGACGCCGGTTGTGGTGGCCGCTCCGTATGACGGCCTGTTTGAGAAGACGCTGTCCAACATGCAGGAAGTCGCCGCCCGCGGCGCCGAGGTCATTCTGATCACCGATCAGAAAGGCGCGTCGCTTGCAGGCGACGCGGCGTCCCATGTGGTGACCATGCCCGATTGCCCGGATTTCATCCGGCCCATCGTCGCGGCGGCGCCGATCCAGCTGCTCGCCTATCACACCGCCTCGCTGAAAGGCACGGATGTGGACCAGCCGCGAAATCTGGCAAAGTCTGTGACGGTTGAATAA